A DNA window from Mucilaginibacter xinganensis contains the following coding sequences:
- a CDS encoding lmo0937 family membrane protein has translation MNSLLYIIAVILVIGWAIGFFFTAVGGLIHVLLVIAVIAFLLGIIRRPTAI, from the coding sequence ATGAATTCATTATTATACATCATTGCCGTTATACTTGTTATAGGCTGGGCAATTGGTTTCTTTTTTACTGCTGTAGGCGGTTTAATACACGTATTATTAGTTATTGCTGTTATAGCATTTTTGCTTGGAATTATCCGCAGGCCAACGGCAATTTGA
- the ku gene encoding non-homologous end joining protein Ku → MRSIWKGSLGFGLVSIPVKLYSAVEASKLDLDMLDSRDHSRIRYQRVNEHTHKEVPYDKIVKGYKINDDYIIVEDEDFEAAAPEKSKVIEIESFVNIGDVNPMFYETSYYTEPDTKNNKAYALLVQALIKSKKAGLARFVLRSTESLCIVYPVNNVLVVTRIRFGQEIRSTEDLKIAGDVNISKKELDVGLALINQYAEKFDVSKFKDEYNEELLKIIRAKAKGKHATVKKLKPKKATGDDLYEQLMQSLSAKKGA, encoded by the coding sequence ATGAGATCTATATGGAAGGGCTCGCTCGGTTTTGGACTGGTAAGCATCCCGGTAAAATTATATTCGGCCGTTGAAGCCAGTAAACTTGATCTGGATATGCTGGACAGCCGCGATCATTCACGAATCCGCTACCAGCGGGTAAACGAGCATACGCATAAAGAAGTTCCGTATGATAAAATTGTAAAAGGCTATAAAATAAATGACGATTACATTATAGTGGAGGACGAAGACTTTGAAGCAGCCGCGCCCGAAAAAAGCAAGGTTATTGAAATTGAAAGCTTTGTAAATATCGGCGACGTAAATCCTATGTTTTATGAAACCTCCTATTACACCGAACCCGACACAAAAAACAACAAGGCCTATGCACTGCTCGTGCAGGCGCTCATCAAATCAAAAAAAGCTGGGCTAGCCCGTTTTGTACTGCGCAGTACGGAATCGCTTTGTATAGTTTACCCGGTTAACAATGTATTGGTGGTAACCCGGATCCGTTTTGGGCAGGAAATCCGCAGCACCGAAGATCTTAAAATTGCCGGGGATGTAAACATCAGCAAAAAAGAGCTGGATGTTGGCCTCGCCCTGATTAACCAATATGCAGAAAAGTTTGATGTATCAAAATTCAAAGATGAATATAATGAGGAGCTATTGAAGATCATCCGCGCAAAAGCTAAAGGCAAACACGCAACGGTTAAAAAACTAAAACCAAAAAAAGCAACAGGCGATGATTTATATGAGCAGCTGATGCAAAGTTTGAGTGCTAAGAAAGGCGCATGA